Proteins from a single region of Vulgatibacter sp.:
- the hppD gene encoding 4-hydroxyphenylpyruvate dioxygenase, producing the protein MNGNPLGMRGLAFVEYASAAPEKLGALFADMGFVRIGRHRSLAVDHYRQNGIHFFVNHEPGTHAAAFTAAHGPCVCSLGLLFEDAQAAFDEAVRRGAKPFQGKGTFDVPAIHGIGDAVLYFVEASGPRSFQAHFESDWNADVRGVGFLAIDHLTNNVHRGTLGEWQRFYQEIFGFTEVRHFDIRGEETGLFSYALRSPDGSFCIPINEGKEEKSQIDEYLREYKGPGVQHIALTTEDILGTLDRIGGKVVTLDIDDEYYATVFDRVHGVTEDPERIRQHQVLVDGDDAGYLLQIFSQNVIGPIFFEFIQRRNHQAFGEGNFGALFRSIERDQKRRGVL; encoded by the coding sequence ATGAACGGCAATCCCCTGGGCATGCGCGGCCTCGCCTTCGTCGAATACGCGAGCGCCGCCCCCGAGAAACTCGGCGCGCTCTTCGCCGACATGGGCTTCGTTCGCATCGGCAGGCACCGCTCCCTCGCGGTGGACCACTACCGGCAGAACGGCATCCACTTCTTCGTGAACCACGAGCCGGGCACCCACGCCGCGGCGTTCACCGCGGCGCACGGCCCCTGCGTCTGCAGCCTGGGCCTGCTCTTCGAGGACGCGCAGGCGGCCTTCGACGAGGCGGTACGGCGGGGCGCCAAGCCCTTCCAGGGCAAGGGCACCTTCGACGTGCCGGCGATCCACGGCATCGGCGACGCGGTGCTCTACTTCGTCGAGGCGAGCGGCCCCCGCAGCTTCCAGGCCCATTTCGAGTCGGACTGGAACGCCGACGTGCGCGGGGTGGGTTTCCTCGCCATCGACCACCTGACCAACAACGTGCACCGCGGCACGCTGGGGGAATGGCAGCGCTTCTACCAGGAGATCTTCGGCTTCACCGAGGTGCGCCACTTCGACATCCGCGGCGAGGAGACCGGCCTCTTCTCCTACGCGCTGCGATCGCCGGACGGCTCCTTCTGCATCCCGATCAACGAGGGCAAGGAGGAGAAGTCGCAGATCGACGAATACCTGCGCGAGTACAAGGGGCCCGGCGTGCAGCACATCGCGCTGACCACCGAGGACATCCTCGGCACCCTCGACCGCATCGGCGGCAAGGTGGTGACCCTGGACATCGACGACGAGTATTACGCCACGGTCTTCGACCGGGTGCACGGCGTCACCGAGGATCCGGAGCGGATCCGGCAGCACCAGGTCCTCGTCGACGGCGACGACGCGGGCTACCTGCTCCAGATCTTCAGCCAGAACGTGATCGGGCCGATCTTCTTCGAATTCATCCAGCGCCGGAACCACCAGGCCTTCGGCGAGGGGAATTTCGGCGCCCTCTTCCGCTCGATCGAGCGGGACCAGAAGCGCCGCGGCGTGCTCTGA
- a CDS encoding DUF2007 domain-containing protein, whose translation MEQTIRWATLVRFPTVLEAEMARGALEAHEIPVQLLDTQLVGAAGDYLSGAVGGVRLQVPAGEEARALEILSNLGAPEGWEDEIEGLEEDAWEREERWLDREVLEDLRDEATLATDAIARRALVAALAGCFLPFVLHLYSAALLVRFARARLPASSKGRRQAAVAAALDLLFLGPVLFLVLRRIGG comes from the coding sequence ATGGAGCAGACGATTCGCTGGGCGACCCTGGTCCGCTTCCCCACGGTCCTCGAGGCGGAGATGGCCCGGGGGGCGCTCGAGGCCCACGAGATCCCGGTGCAGCTCCTCGACACCCAGCTCGTCGGCGCCGCAGGCGACTACCTCTCGGGTGCGGTGGGCGGGGTCCGGCTCCAGGTGCCAGCAGGCGAGGAGGCGCGGGCGCTGGAGATCCTCTCCAACCTCGGGGCGCCGGAGGGCTGGGAGGACGAAATCGAAGGGCTGGAGGAAGACGCCTGGGAGCGGGAGGAGCGGTGGCTCGATCGGGAGGTCCTCGAGGACTTGCGGGACGAGGCGACCCTGGCCACCGACGCGATCGCGCGGCGGGCGCTGGTGGCGGCGCTTGCCGGCTGCTTCCTCCCCTTCGTCCTCCACCTCTACTCGGCGGCGCTCCTCGTCCGCTTCGCCCGGGCGCGGCTTCCCGCGTCATCGAAGGGCCGCCGCCAGGCGGCGGTGGCGGCGGCGCTCGATCTGCTCTTTCTCGGCCCGGTGCTCTTCCTCGTGCTGCGGCGCATCGGGGGATAG